From a single Solenopsis invicta isolate M01_SB chromosome 6, UNIL_Sinv_3.0, whole genome shotgun sequence genomic region:
- the LOC105203802 gene encoding sodium/potassium-transporting ATPase subunit beta-1-interacting protein isoform X3, whose product MGICSRRHFLLTICSLQLITTIERQVFDFLGFMWAPILVNFFNIIFVILGFFGAFQYRPKYIVSYCIWNTVWLGWNIFIICFYLNVGILDRDSDILNLGTGSFSWWYVNGPGCKAVYDVTEPELFRPARPTNVTDCVLDYEVIEILHAATQCLLGFMAIVGGICLSKVFLEEDDSFDFIGGFDPPFCTN is encoded by the exons ATGGGAATTTGCAGCAGAAGGCACTTTCTACTGACAATATGCAGCCTGCAACTA ATTACCACTATAGAACGACAAGTCTTCGACTTTTTGGGGTTTATGTGGGCCCCGATACTGGTCAACTTCTTCAACATCATCTTTGTAATTCTAGGATTCTTTGGGGCCTTTCAGTACAGACCTAAATATATCGTATCG TATTGTATATGGAATACAGTATGGCTAGGATGGAACATATTTATCATATGCTTTTACCTCAATGTAGGAATACTGGACAGA gatAGCGATATACTTAACCTTGGTACCGGTAGCTTTTCATGGTGGTATGTGAATGGACCAGGCTGCAAAGCTGTTTATGATGTGACGGAGCCAGAACTTTTTCGACCTGCACGACCTACTAATGTAACAGACTGCGTGCTGGATTACGAAGTGATAGAAATTTTACACGCCGCGACGCAATGTCTCCTAGGT TTTATGGCGATTGTCGGCGGAATTTGTCTCAGTAAAGTGTTCCTTGAGGAAGATGATAGCT TTGATTTCATTGGTGGATTTGATCCTCCATTTTG
- the LOC105203802 gene encoding sodium/potassium-transporting ATPase subunit beta-1-interacting protein isoform X2, protein MGICSRRHFLLTICSLQLITTIERQVFDFLGFMWAPILVNFFNIIFVILGFFGAFQYRPKYIVSYCIWNTVWLGWNIFIICFYLNVGILDRDSDILNLGTGSFSWWYVNGPGCKAVYDVTEPELFRPARPTNVTDCVLDYEVIEILHAATQCLLGFMAIVGGICLSKVFLEEDDSFDFVGGDDFGLAGHTPLHPMYVSYSALPPPAYSLKNSAQNNYPTGTASSHQSAHRDPSFPKRSGQKLLGGGSARGKGNAVVGLKNDTVRSNGSRSSSRDFQKVDYSVDYLNPVDHLQRPVSPAYDEYDSLDSATKLRYQKNRLYFPQSAKYSPVARIKCRQVAARQARNNPVKPRVFIDHVRDQPLRSFYSDPRLAIDQAADQSSGEHDRSSSRSKRESRPLSLYASNF, encoded by the exons ATGGGAATTTGCAGCAGAAGGCACTTTCTACTGACAATATGCAGCCTGCAACTA ATTACCACTATAGAACGACAAGTCTTCGACTTTTTGGGGTTTATGTGGGCCCCGATACTGGTCAACTTCTTCAACATCATCTTTGTAATTCTAGGATTCTTTGGGGCCTTTCAGTACAGACCTAAATATATCGTATCG TATTGTATATGGAATACAGTATGGCTAGGATGGAACATATTTATCATATGCTTTTACCTCAATGTAGGAATACTGGACAGA gatAGCGATATACTTAACCTTGGTACCGGTAGCTTTTCATGGTGGTATGTGAATGGACCAGGCTGCAAAGCTGTTTATGATGTGACGGAGCCAGAACTTTTTCGACCTGCACGACCTACTAATGTAACAGACTGCGTGCTGGATTACGAAGTGATAGAAATTTTACACGCCGCGACGCAATGTCTCCTAGGT TTTATGGCGATTGTCGGCGGAATTTGTCTCAGTAAAGTGTTCCTTGAGGAAGATGATAGCT TTGACTTTGTCGGAGGTGATGACTTCGGGTTGGCAGGCCACACGCCGTTGCATCCTATGTACGTTAGCTACTCGGCTCTTCCACCGCCCGCCTACTCCCTCAAAAATTCCGCTCAAAATAATTACCCGACCGGCACGGCTAGCTCACATCAATCCGCCCATCGCGACCCGAGCTTTCCGAAACGCAGCGGCCAGAAGCTGCTGGGCGGCGGTTCCGCGCGCGGCAAAGGCAACGCCGTTGTCGGTCTCAAGAACGACACGGTCCGTAGTAACGGTAGTCGCTCGTCCAGCCGTGATTTTCAAAAAGTAGACTACTCGGTCGACTACCTGAATCCGGTGGATCACTTGCAGCGGCCCGTGTCGCCCGCGTACGACGAGTACGACTCGTTGGACAGCGCCACTAAGCTGCGATATCAGAAAAACAGGTTGTACTTCCCGCAGTCGGCGAAGTACAGCCCGGTCGCGCGTATCAAGTGCCGTCAGGTCGCGGCGAGGCAGGCCAGGAACAACCCTGTCAAACCCCGCGTCTTTATCGATCACGTGCGCGATCAGCCGCTGCGATCGTTTTACTCCGATCCACGATTGGCCATTGATCAGGCCGCCGATCAGTCGTCGGGCGAGCACGACAGGTCGTCGTCTCGGTCGAAACGAGAAAGCCGACCGTTGTCCCTGTACGCGAGTAACTTCTGA
- the LOC105203799 gene encoding short-chain dehydrogenase/reductase family 16C member 6 has translation MKIIQRLFKDMQLHRLLLDLSLLSAKISLAMIIATFRMIVPCSMKRLLGETVLITGAGHGIGRELAIQLSSMGCIIVCWDDDIDSNRSTMREVSKNGGEVYGFVVDVSKRLEVRETVRLMRKVGVPDVTILINNAAVLYHKPYLSLDPDDVERTFNVNVLSNFWTIEAFLPTMLMKGSGHIVAISSMCGIYGVSQKVAYCSSKFAVRGLMEALHEEVRLDERKPNIHFTTIYPFYVDTGLAKDPKYRFPYIFGVVTPEYAAREIIKAIRKNYTEYSIPRCLFSLNAINRIVPESVMRLTLDFLADVDRKQKEKDVMNSKLDLIKA, from the exons ATGAAGATTATTCAACGTCTTTTCAAAGACATGCAATTGCATCGATTACTTCTGGATCTGTCTCTTTTGTCGGCGAAAATAAGTCTAGCGATGATAATTGCAACTTTCAGAATGATTGTACCGTGTTCCATGAAACGTTTACTAGGAGAAACCGTTCTC atTACTGGAGCTGGCCATGGAATCGGCCGTGAATTAGCCATCCAGCTGTCTTCCATGGGTTGCATAATTGTTTGTTGGGACGATGATATTGATAGCAATCGTTCGACAATGAGAGAAGTGTCGAAAAATGGCGGAGAG GTTTACGGTTTTGTGGTCGACGTCTCAAAGAGATTGGAAGTGCGCGAAACAGTGAGGTTGATGAGAAAAGTAGGTGTACCGGATGTAACGATACTCATTAATAATGCGGCTGTATTATACCATAAACCGTATCTGAGCCTTGATCCAGACGACGTGGAAAGGACCTTCAACGTTAACGTACTTTCAAACTTCTGG ACGATAGAAGCATTTTTGCCTACGATGTTGATGAAAGGGAGCGGTCACATAGTAGCGATAAGCAGTATGTGTGGCATTTACGGGGTGTCTCAAAAGGTAGCATACTGCTCGTCAAAGTTCGCCGTGAGAG GACTTATGGAGGCCCTTCACGAGGAAGTACGATTAGATGAGAGAAAACCTAATATCCACTTCACGACGATATATCCGTTTTACGTTGATACAGGATTGGCGAAGGATCCTAAATACAG ATTTCCTTACATCTTCGGTGTCGTGACACCAGAGTACGCAGCTCGAGAGATAATTAAAGCAATCAGAAAAAACTATACGGAATATTCAATACCGCGATGTCTTTTTTCTTTGAATGCGATAAACAG gaTTGTTCCAGAGAGCGTAATGCGTTTGACATTAGATTTTTTAGCAGACGTCGATcgaaaacagaaagaaaaagatgTGATGAATTCAAAATTAGATTTGATAAAAGCTTAG
- the LOC105203801 gene encoding uncharacterized protein LOC105203801 has product MFRAISYVLWQNEEEHQSLRAMVVQHIKDNWYEYGPFVMAEWNIADRQEYYDYMSLVGTFASELECTVATKLYRMNLSIYRELPGRYELKLVFHNRVNFSYETARLLFTGCSENGHYDVLLPDDDLMTNVFMD; this is encoded by the exons ATGTTCAGAGCGATCAGCTACGTTTTATGGCAGAACGAGGAGGAACACCAATCGCTTCGAGCTATG GTTGTGCAGCACATTAAGGACAATTGGTACGAGTACGGTCCGTTCGTAATGGCCGAGTGGAACATTGCGGATCGTCAAGAGTATTACGATTATATGAGCCTAGTGGGCACGTTCGCCAGCGAGCTGGAGTGCACGGTGGCCACGAAGCTCTATCGCATGAATCTCTCAATTTATCGTGAGCTACCCGGCAGATACGAACTCAAGTTGGTCTTCCACAATCGTGTGAACTTCAGCTACGAAACTGCAAGGCTTCTGTTCACCGGATGCTCCGAAAATGGTCATTACGACGTCCTGTTACCTGATGACGATTTAATGACGAATGTTTTTATGGACTGA
- the LOC105203800 gene encoding estradiol 17-beta-dehydrogenase 11 — translation MLRVRDDSLIKNSTTGFSLNLLLYLSAEFLIGAVIASFLAILNVIKSFLPKPPRDLTGDVVLIAGASSTFGESLAEEFARGGCSVICVDNDFRSVEEITARLKSRCNKVKGIGPDHRERQQENVGPTMAAYGCDLLDRNAIREIAKKIEDEVGGVDVLVTCVGQPYQDIFDTASTTLMSHYWIVLAFLPFMLQRDRAHIVGIMPVTSTQDVYLSSRIAIAGMMETLGQELSNRNNQLTFLTVSPTIARSSTRQEEQKMAQDVVEAVRRDQCSISMNWCSKMIYQISCAIHSAITTVSQWLHTQGCDYFF, via the exons ATGCTACGAGTTAGAGACGATTCActgattaaaaattcaacaacagGCTTTTCGCTTAACCTTTTATTGTATCTCAGTGCCGAATTTCTAATTGGAGCTGTCATCGCTAGTTTCTTAGCCATCCTCAATGTCATAAAGTCTTTTCTGCCAAAGCCACCAAGAGATTTAACTGGCGATGTAGTTTTA ATTGCTGGGGCCTCGTCGACCTTCGGCGAGTCTCTCGCCGAGGAATTCGCGAGGGGTGGATGTTCTGTGATCTGCGTGGATAACGACTTTAGATCCGTGGAGGAGATAACTGCAAGGTTAAAATCGCGGTGTAATAAAGTGAAGGGAATCGGGCCTGACCATAGAGAACGCCAACAGGAGAATGTAGGGCCCACAATGGCAGCGTACGGATGTGACTTGTTGGACCGTAATGCCATACGTGAGATCGCCAAGAAGATCGAGGATGAGGTCGGTGGCGTTGACGTCCTAGTGACCTGCGTTGGTCAGCCTTATCAAGACATCTTCGATACAGCCAGTACAACTCTCATGAGCCATTATTGG ataGTGTTGGCATTTCTGCCATTTATGCTGCAACGCGATAGAGCGCACATTGTCGGAATCATGCCAGTTACATCCACCCAGGATGTATATTTGAGCTCGAGGATAGCAATCGCCG GTATGATGGAAACTTTGGGTCAAGAATTGAGTAACCGTAATAATCAACTTACCTTCCTCACGGTTTCACCGACGATAGCACGCAG CTCGACAAGACAAGAAGAACAAAAAATGGCCCAGGATGTTGTAGAAGCGGTCAGAAGAGACCAGTGCAGTATTAGCATGAATTGGTGCTCGAAGATGATCTATCAAATAAG TTGTGCGATCCATAGCGCAATAACGACGGTCTCACAATGGCTTCACACGCAGGGATgcgattatttcttttaa
- the LOC105203802 gene encoding sodium/potassium-transporting ATPase subunit beta-1-interacting protein isoform X4, producing MGICSRRHFLLTICSLQLITTIERQVFDFLGFMWAPILVNFFNIIFVILGFFGAFQYRPKYIVSYCIWNTVWLGWNIFIICFYLNVGILDRDSDILNLGTGSFSWWYVNGPGCKAVYDVTEPELFRPARPTNVTDCVLDYEVIEILHAATQCLLGFMAIVGGICLSKVFLEEDDSFDFIGGFDPPFC from the exons ATGGGAATTTGCAGCAGAAGGCACTTTCTACTGACAATATGCAGCCTGCAACTA ATTACCACTATAGAACGACAAGTCTTCGACTTTTTGGGGTTTATGTGGGCCCCGATACTGGTCAACTTCTTCAACATCATCTTTGTAATTCTAGGATTCTTTGGGGCCTTTCAGTACAGACCTAAATATATCGTATCG TATTGTATATGGAATACAGTATGGCTAGGATGGAACATATTTATCATATGCTTTTACCTCAATGTAGGAATACTGGACAGA gatAGCGATATACTTAACCTTGGTACCGGTAGCTTTTCATGGTGGTATGTGAATGGACCAGGCTGCAAAGCTGTTTATGATGTGACGGAGCCAGAACTTTTTCGACCTGCACGACCTACTAATGTAACAGACTGCGTGCTGGATTACGAAGTGATAGAAATTTTACACGCCGCGACGCAATGTCTCCTAGGT TTTATGGCGATTGTCGGCGGAATTTGTCTCAGTAAAGTGTTCCTTGAGGAAGATGATAGCT TTGATTTCATTGGTGGATTTGATCCTCCATTTTG TTGA